The Bacillus sp. Y1 genome has a window encoding:
- the sppA gene encoding signal peptide peptidase SppA has protein sequence MNGKRWAAIVIAAVLLFISWVTNALSSMAFSNIESSWTEVFSATEEPFIEEVIEEGNAAKKIAVLEVNGAIQDTGDVTSFFQSPGYNHSAFMENLEHVKEDKDVKGIILKVNSPGGGVVESAEIHDKLVEISEETKKPIYVSMGSMAASGGYYISAPADKIYASPETLTGSLGVIMQGVNYAGLAEKYGVEFVTIKSGEFKDIMSPSREMTEEEKNILQTMINNSYEGFVDVIASGRGLSEEEVRTIADGRIYDGRQAKEIGLIDDFGYFEDVTEAMKKNEKLAGAQVVSYSENFGFGSLFSMAASKMVGKDLEMTGLMKLLSQPNSPRLMYMYAE, from the coding sequence ATGAATGGAAAGCGTTGGGCAGCAATAGTGATTGCTGCGGTATTATTATTTATTTCGTGGGTGACAAATGCACTCTCATCGATGGCTTTTAGCAATATCGAGAGCTCATGGACAGAGGTGTTTTCGGCCACAGAGGAGCCTTTTATCGAAGAAGTAATTGAGGAAGGAAATGCAGCAAAGAAAATTGCTGTGCTAGAAGTAAATGGAGCGATTCAAGATACGGGGGATGTAACGTCATTTTTCCAGTCACCTGGATATAATCATTCAGCTTTTATGGAGAACTTGGAACATGTAAAAGAAGATAAAGATGTGAAAGGTATTATTTTAAAGGTCAATTCACCTGGTGGCGGCGTGGTTGAAAGTGCAGAGATTCATGACAAGCTCGTAGAAATCTCTGAAGAGACAAAAAAACCAATTTATGTATCAATGGGTTCGATGGCAGCTTCAGGCGGGTATTATATTTCTGCTCCTGCCGATAAGATATACGCAAGTCCTGAAACGTTAACGGGCTCATTAGGAGTAATAATGCAAGGAGTCAATTATGCAGGATTAGCAGAAAAATACGGTGTGGAATTTGTAACGATCAAAAGTGGTGAATTTAAGGACATTATGAGTCCTTCGAGAGAGATGACGGAAGAGGAAAAAAATATTCTTCAAACGATGATTAACAACTCATACGAAGGTTTTGTGGATGTAATTGCTTCTGGCAGAGGATTGTCTGAGGAAGAAGTAAGAACGATTGCAGATGGTCGAATTTATGATGGAAGGCAAGCGAAAGAAATTGGTTTAATTGATGATTTTGGATATTTTGAAGATGTTACAGAAGCTATGAAGAAAAATGAAAAATTAGCTGGAGCACAGGTAGTTAGCTACAGTGAGAACTTTGGTTTTGGTTCATTGTTCAGTATGGCAGCTAGTAAAATGGTTGGGAAAGATTTAGAGATGACTGGTCTAATGAAGCTATTGTCACAGCCTAATTCTCCAAGACTGATGTATATGTATGCGGAATAA
- a CDS encoding DUF2953 domain-containing protein, with protein MKWLLLILIILLLLFLLIIFLKLKVFIHFYHGQDDDHLRIKFKALFGLIQYKLEIPVIQIDDDSPTVVVKTKKEPGAKEQVKDEETSKFTPKEILDSFKDYETLIKHVVGLHRIVRKFLKKVTITDIKWDSVIGVGDAAYTGMIIGACWAAKGSLIGVLSTYMRMRNLPHITVTPHFQMPISQTTFTCMIQFRIGHAMLAGIKLIKFWKGGRPTFKTKPLSTLSNEKSKSL; from the coding sequence ATGAAGTGGCTACTTTTAATCCTAATCATACTATTGCTTTTATTTTTGCTTATCATTTTTTTAAAACTAAAGGTGTTTATCCACTTCTATCATGGACAAGACGATGACCATTTAAGAATTAAATTCAAAGCTTTATTTGGTCTTATTCAATACAAACTTGAAATTCCAGTCATTCAAATAGATGATGATTCACCCACAGTTGTTGTAAAAACAAAAAAAGAGCCCGGTGCAAAAGAACAAGTGAAGGATGAAGAAACCAGTAAGTTTACACCAAAAGAGATCTTGGATAGCTTTAAAGATTACGAAACTTTAATAAAGCATGTTGTGGGGTTACATAGAATTGTTCGTAAGTTTCTAAAAAAAGTAACGATTACAGATATAAAATGGGACTCCGTTATTGGTGTTGGAGATGCTGCATATACGGGGATGATTATTGGTGCATGTTGGGCAGCAAAAGGCAGTCTCATCGGCGTTCTAAGTACCTATATGCGAATGAGGAATCTTCCGCATATAACAGTTACCCCTCACTTTCAAATGCCGATATCTCAAACTACCTTTACATGTATGATTCAATTTCGTATCGGGCATGCTATGTTAGCAGGAATTAAACTGATTAAATTTTGGAAGGGTGGACGGCCTACTTTTAAAACAAAGCCGTTATCTACTTTATCTAATGAAAAATCTAAATCCCTATAA
- the thiI gene encoding tRNA uracil 4-sulfurtransferase ThiI — MNYDRILIRYGEISTKGRNRTKFVEKLKRSAKRALTEFPNIIIETTRDRMYILLNGENGEGIIEKLKILPGIQSFSPVIKTSLELEEIKEAALQLFLNKYKVGDTFKISTRRANKEYPLDTGQLNYTLGSHILQNVPDLKVDVKNPTIDVQVEVRTEAVYLSIETIMGAGGMPIGSSGKAMLMLSGGIDSPVAGYMAMKRGVEIEAIHFFSPPFTSERSKQKVVELAEKLSLLNGGYFTLHIVPFTAIQQLIQKQIPENYTMTATRRMMLRITDEIRRRFEGLAIVTGESLGQVASQTLESMLAINDVTSTPILRPLITMDKSEIIDIAKRIDTHHISIQPYEDCCTVFVPAAPKTKPKLEKVQYYESFVDFEQLIQEAVDKIETIQIKPDNNKKDQVFGELF, encoded by the coding sequence ATGAATTACGATCGAATTTTAATAAGGTACGGTGAAATATCAACAAAGGGCCGAAATCGTACGAAGTTTGTAGAAAAATTGAAAAGAAGTGCAAAGCGTGCACTAACAGAATTTCCAAACATCATTATTGAGACAACTAGGGACCGTATGTATATTTTGTTGAATGGGGAAAATGGTGAGGGAATTATTGAGAAGTTAAAAATCCTTCCCGGCATTCAATCCTTTAGTCCGGTCATTAAGACCAGCTTGGAGCTAGAGGAAATTAAGGAAGCGGCTTTACAATTATTCTTAAACAAATATAAAGTAGGAGATACTTTTAAAATTTCAACAAGACGAGCGAATAAGGAATATCCTCTTGATACGGGGCAACTAAATTATACTCTTGGTTCTCACATTTTACAAAATGTCCCTGATCTAAAGGTAGATGTGAAAAATCCAACCATTGACGTTCAGGTTGAGGTACGTACAGAAGCTGTTTATCTCTCGATCGAAACGATTATGGGGGCAGGTGGAATGCCTATCGGATCTAGCGGGAAGGCCATGTTGATGCTATCAGGTGGAATAGATAGCCCAGTTGCTGGCTATATGGCAATGAAAAGAGGGGTTGAAATAGAGGCTATTCACTTCTTTAGTCCCCCTTTTACAAGTGAGCGTTCCAAACAAAAGGTAGTTGAATTGGCAGAAAAGTTGTCATTACTAAATGGCGGTTACTTTACTCTCCATATCGTTCCTTTTACAGCTATTCAACAGCTTATACAAAAACAAATACCTGAAAACTATACAATGACGGCAACTAGACGAATGATGCTTCGTATAACAGATGAAATTCGCCGCAGATTTGAAGGATTAGCCATCGTTACGGGAGAAAGCTTAGGCCAAGTGGCAAGCCAAACCTTAGAAAGTATGCTAGCAATCAATGATGTGACATCTACTCCAATATTAAGACCTTTAATCACTATGGATAAATCCGAAATAATCGATATTGCAAAAAGGATTGATACCCATCATATTTCGATTCAGCCTTATGAGGACTGCTGTACCGTCTTTGTCCCTGCAGCACCCAAAACAAAACCAAAGCTTGAAAAGGTTCAATACTACGAAAGCTTTGTAGACTTTGAGCAGTTGATTCAAGAAGCGGTTGATAAAATTGAAACCATACAAATAAAACCAGATAACAATAAAAAGGATCAAGTATTTGGAGAATTATTCTAA
- the ytfJ gene encoding GerW family sporulation protein, protein MSEHPIQGLMTTAMENLKEMIDVNTIIGDPVETPDGSVILTVSKVGFGFAAGGSEFTLDNGKEEASKHPFGGGSGGGVSITPIAFLIVNSKEVKMVHLDESTHLYEKILDLAPQAVDKIQQMMSKNKDQGSDGSQQPNPSDYEGPKHDLQI, encoded by the coding sequence ATGTCTGAGCATCCAATACAAGGGTTAATGACAACAGCAATGGAAAATCTAAAGGAAATGATTGATGTAAATACAATCATTGGTGACCCAGTTGAAACCCCTGATGGCAGTGTAATCTTAACTGTTTCAAAGGTTGGCTTTGGATTCGCAGCGGGTGGTAGTGAGTTTACTCTTGATAACGGGAAGGAAGAAGCTTCGAAGCACCCATTTGGTGGAGGTAGCGGTGGCGGAGTTTCTATTACTCCAATTGCTTTCTTGATTGTAAATTCCAAAGAGGTCAAAATGGTTCACCTTGATGAGAGTACACATTTATATGAAAAGATTTTGGATTTGGCTCCTCAAGCAGTAGACAAAATTCAACAAATGATGTCAAAAAATAAGGATCAAGGCAGTGACGGAAGCCAACAGCCAAATCCAAGTGATTATGAAGGTC
- a CDS encoding nuclease-related domain-containing protein — protein MIIKQRTVPKELLILRYLDKRMKLLEVDRLEKLEKGYTGELQWDSLITSGLSSSNYLMMNDLLLTNSGGHTFQIDSLLLKRKFIIFEVKNYEGEYFLENNRWYTLSKVEIQSPLIQLQRTEIAFRRLLKDLGINIPVEAYLVFVNPEFTLFHAPIHSSMLLASQLNRFIQTVNRDNFGITAQDEAHAEEIISCHLDNNPFERLPNYSYQELTKGIPCSLCGKFLFPFSQSYIYCKSCGNKESVEAAVLRSVVEYKKLFPDKQLTTNGVSDWCGEVVSEKSVRRILKKQFISQSSKRYTYFI, from the coding sequence TTGATCATAAAACAAAGAACGGTACCGAAAGAACTCTTGATTTTAAGGTACTTGGATAAACGAATGAAATTATTAGAGGTTGATCGGCTTGAAAAATTGGAAAAAGGGTATACCGGAGAATTGCAGTGGGATTCCCTAATAACTAGTGGACTATCATCCTCCAATTATTTAATGATGAATGATTTATTACTTACAAATAGTGGTGGTCATACATTTCAAATTGACTCATTACTCTTAAAAAGGAAGTTTATCATTTTTGAAGTGAAAAATTATGAAGGAGAATATTTTTTAGAAAATAATCGTTGGTATACGCTTTCGAAAGTGGAAATCCAAAGCCCCCTCATACAACTCCAGCGAACCGAAATCGCCTTTAGAAGATTATTGAAAGACCTAGGCATAAACATCCCCGTTGAAGCTTATCTAGTATTTGTAAACCCCGAGTTCACTCTCTTTCATGCACCCATTCATTCTTCTATGTTACTTGCAAGTCAATTAAATCGGTTTATACAAACTGTAAATCGCGATAATTTTGGTATTACTGCTCAGGACGAAGCTCATGCAGAGGAAATAATTTCATGCCATTTGGATAATAACCCATTTGAACGCTTGCCTAATTATAGTTATCAAGAGTTAACAAAAGGAATTCCTTGTTCCTTATGTGGAAAGTTTCTATTTCCATTTAGTCAATCCTATATATACTGTAAATCTTGCGGTAATAAGGAATCAGTTGAAGCAGCTGTACTAAGAAGCGTTGTCGAATATAAAAAACTGTTTCCTGATAAACAATTAACTACTAATGGTGTATCTGACTGGTGCGGAGAGGTTGTGTCGGAAAAATCTGTACGACGAATACTAAAGAAACAATTTATTAGTCAAAGCTCGAAGCGATACACTTACTTTATTTAG
- the mbcS gene encoding acyl-CoA synthetase MbcS — protein MKREDLLAPEKYNLVSEMERFSDDHERVALIWEDEQGRKQQITYHHLLVNANKIGNVFLNEGLKQGDVVLIVVPRLIEAYEVYIAALKAGLVVIPSSEMLRTKDLQYRIQHGDVKAVVSYYPYIDQFSEIDECSGIHRFVIGGKADGWKTLEEEMKTTSAELKLASTRSDDMAFLSYTSGTTGNPKGVVHTHGWAYAHLRTAAPNWLCIEEGDRVWATAGPGWQKWIWSPFLSVLGSGATGFVYNGKFDPSKYLTLLQNYEINVLCCTPTEYRLMAKVENIHEYQLSNLHSAVSAGEPLNRNVIDTFKKHFGLDVRDGYGQTENTLLVGITKGMTLKAGSMGKPTPGNSVEIINEYGEICEIGEVGDIAVHVDTPALFKNYYKDAERTAMQFRGNYYITGDKAKKDEDGYFWFEGRGDDIIISSGYTIGPFEVEDALVKHPFVKECAVVASPDEVRGSIVKAFVVLKEGIDEKDPQLISTLQNHVKELTAPYKYPRKIDFIKELPKTTSGKIRRVELRKKEQELAGQN, from the coding sequence GTGAAACGAGAAGATTTACTAGCACCTGAAAAATATAATTTAGTAAGTGAAATGGAACGATTTTCTGACGATCACGAAAGAGTTGCTCTTATTTGGGAAGATGAGCAGGGACGTAAACAGCAAATCACATATCACCATTTATTAGTGAATGCAAATAAAATTGGAAACGTTTTCTTGAATGAGGGTTTAAAACAAGGCGATGTTGTTCTTATTGTTGTGCCTAGATTAATTGAAGCCTATGAGGTATATATTGCGGCACTTAAAGCTGGACTTGTCGTTATTCCAAGCTCTGAAATGCTGCGTACGAAGGACCTACAATACCGTATTCAACATGGAGACGTAAAGGCAGTTGTAAGCTATTATCCTTATATTGACCAATTTAGTGAGATAGATGAGTGTAGCGGTATCCATCGTTTTGTCATTGGTGGAAAAGCAGATGGGTGGAAGACGTTAGAAGAAGAAATGAAGACGACTTCTGCAGAGCTCAAATTAGCATCTACAAGAAGTGATGACATGGCTTTCTTATCTTACACTTCAGGAACGACGGGGAATCCAAAAGGGGTTGTTCATACGCATGGCTGGGCTTACGCTCATCTGAGAACTGCAGCTCCTAACTGGTTATGTATTGAAGAAGGAGATCGTGTGTGGGCAACGGCAGGACCTGGATGGCAAAAGTGGATTTGGAGTCCGTTTTTATCAGTGTTAGGCTCTGGAGCAACTGGCTTTGTTTACAATGGAAAGTTTGATCCAAGCAAATACTTGACCTTATTACAAAATTACGAAATAAATGTACTCTGCTGTACTCCGACTGAATACCGCCTGATGGCAAAGGTAGAAAATATTCATGAGTATCAATTAAGTAACCTTCATAGCGCGGTGTCTGCGGGTGAGCCATTAAATAGAAATGTGATTGACACTTTTAAAAAGCATTTCGGGCTTGATGTTCGTGACGGATATGGTCAAACGGAAAACACATTACTTGTAGGAATTACAAAAGGAATGACATTAAAAGCTGGTTCGATGGGGAAACCGACCCCAGGAAATAGTGTGGAAATTATTAATGAATACGGTGAGATTTGTGAGATAGGAGAAGTTGGTGATATTGCGGTCCATGTCGATACCCCAGCCCTTTTTAAAAATTATTACAAGGACGCCGAAAGAACCGCCATGCAGTTCCGTGGGAATTACTATATAACAGGTGACAAAGCGAAGAAGGATGAAGACGGATATTTCTGGTTTGAAGGCCGAGGTGATGACATTATTATCAGCTCTGGTTATACGATTGGGCCGTTCGAAGTCGAAGACGCTCTTGTGAAGCATCCTTTTGTGAAAGAATGCGCTGTAGTAGCAAGTCCGGATGAAGTACGAGGAAGTATCGTAAAAGCGTTTGTCGTTCTAAAGGAAGGAATAGATGAAAAAGATCCACAGCTTATTAGCACTCTTCAGAACCATGTCAAAGAGTTAACAGCTCCATATAAATATCCAAGGAAAATTGACTTTATCAAGGAATTGCCGAAAACAACCTCTGGAAAAATCCGCAGAGTCGAGTTAAGAAAGAAAGAGCAGGAGCTGGCAGGTCAAAATTAA
- a CDS encoding alpha/beta-type small acid-soluble spore protein: protein MANNNNSNQLLVAGAQQAIDQMKYEIATEFGVNLGAETTSRANGSVGGEITKRLVSFAQQSMSGRQ from the coding sequence ATGGCAAACAACAACAATTCAAATCAATTACTTGTAGCAGGTGCTCAACAAGCTATCGACCAAATGAAGTACGAAATCGCTACTGAGTTTGGTGTTAACTTAGGTGCTGAAACAACTTCTCGTGCTAACGGATCTGTTGGTGGAGAAATTACAAAACGCCTAGTTTCTTTTGCTCAACAATCTATGAGCGGAAGACAATAA
- a CDS encoding NAD kinase produces the protein MPNRRNIFLYHKKDSDMLETVSPLYELAAKQGFTVVKDHKDANIIVSVGGDGTFLQAVRKTGFREDCLYAGISTSESLKVYCDFHINETDKMIEAMTNEQIEVRRYPTIDVLVDEQMSFQCLNEFSIRSSIIKTFVLEVFIDDLHFETFRGDGIIVSTPTGSTAYSKSVNGAVVDPFLPSIQVSELASLNTNYYRTLGSPFILSGERKLSLRVVQDGNDHPTMGMDNEALSLQHVERVDIQLSEKRIKTVKLKDNSFWEKVKRTFL, from the coding sequence ATGCCTAACCGTCGAAATATTTTTTTATATCACAAAAAAGATTCGGATATGTTAGAAACGGTTTCACCACTTTATGAGCTTGCAGCTAAACAAGGGTTTACGGTAGTCAAAGACCACAAAGACGCAAATATTATCGTAAGTGTCGGTGGGGATGGAACATTCCTACAAGCAGTTAGAAAGACTGGCTTTCGTGAGGACTGCCTATATGCTGGTATTTCCACAAGTGAAAGTTTAAAAGTCTATTGTGATTTCCATATCAATGAAACAGATAAAATGATTGAGGCTATGACAAATGAACAAATTGAAGTAAGACGCTATCCAACCATTGATGTTTTGGTGGATGAACAAATGTCGTTCCAATGTTTGAACGAGTTTAGTATTCGCTCATCTATTATTAAGACATTCGTCCTAGAAGTATTTATTGATGATCTTCATTTCGAAACCTTCCGTGGAGATGGGATAATCGTTTCTACACCAACAGGCAGTACAGCATACAGCAAATCGGTCAATGGAGCAGTTGTAGACCCATTCCTACCGTCGATCCAAGTAAGTGAGCTTGCGTCCTTAAATACGAATTATTACCGTACGTTAGGATCTCCCTTTATCTTAAGCGGTGAAAGAAAGCTTTCTTTAAGAGTCGTACAAGATGGAAACGATCACCCAACAATGGGTATGGACAATGAAGCCCTCAGCTTACAACATGTTGAGAGAGTGGATATCCAACTTAGTGAAAAGAGAATTAAAACAGTGAAACTAAAGGACAATTCATTCTGGGAAAAAGTGAAGAGAACATTCTTATAA
- the rarD gene encoding EamA family transporter RarD gives MERNEIKTGAFQAGLSYLIWGILPIYWKLLDHVNAEDILANRIFWSFAFMMVVLFFSKKIRNLYSVLKSFKQNRKEMYALIIASFLISTNWFIYIWAVNHHQMIEASLGYYINPLVSVLLGVIFLKEKLSPAQYASFIIAGVGVLILGLSYGKFPWISVVLALSFGVYGLAKKMIKVDSAVGLTLETMVVTPFALAYMVFLFFNGEHALFSGSVSTDLLLVGAGAATALPLLYFAKGAQKIPLSMLGLLQYIAPTITLLLGVLVYGEHFTKHHLQAFVFIWSALTIYSLSKTKLFANTLGPVRKRFGA, from the coding sequence ATGGAGAGAAATGAAATAAAAACAGGTGCGTTTCAAGCGGGCCTTTCGTATTTAATATGGGGAATTCTACCGATTTACTGGAAGCTACTTGATCATGTGAACGCAGAAGATATTTTAGCCAATCGTATCTTTTGGTCCTTCGCATTTATGATGGTGGTTTTATTTTTTTCAAAAAAGATCAGAAATTTATATTCCGTCCTAAAAAGCTTTAAGCAAAATCGCAAAGAAATGTATGCACTAATTATCGCATCCTTTTTAATTAGTACCAATTGGTTTATCTATATATGGGCAGTAAATCATCATCAAATGATTGAAGCGAGTCTTGGCTATTATATTAATCCGTTGGTTAGTGTATTGTTAGGAGTTATTTTCTTAAAGGAGAAGCTTTCTCCCGCTCAGTACGCGTCCTTTATTATCGCTGGTGTTGGAGTTCTTATTTTAGGTCTTTCATATGGGAAATTCCCATGGATTTCGGTCGTTCTAGCTCTTTCATTCGGAGTTTATGGACTAGCGAAAAAAATGATTAAAGTAGACTCTGCTGTGGGGCTAACACTAGAGACAATGGTTGTTACCCCGTTTGCTTTAGCCTATATGGTTTTTCTATTTTTTAATGGGGAGCATGCATTATTCTCAGGTTCTGTATCAACCGATCTTTTATTGGTCGGAGCTGGAGCAGCGACTGCCTTGCCGCTTCTGTATTTTGCAAAAGGTGCCCAAAAGATTCCGCTTTCCATGCTTGGTTTGCTCCAATACATTGCACCGACAATCACTTTATTGTTAGGTGTTCTTGTATACGGTGAGCACTTTACCAAGCACCACTTACAAGCATTTGTCTTTATCTGGTCCGCTCTTACCATTTACTCATTATCAAAAACGAAACTATTTGCAAACACACTGGGACCTGTCCGAAAAAGATTTGGGGCATGA
- a CDS encoding cysteine desulfurase family protein, with product MIYFDNSATTKPFPEVVDSFVKVSSDFFGNPSSIHRLGIEAESLLAQARKQIGELLQVNPSEVYFTSGGTESNNLAIKGTALMYRNRGKHIITSAVEHASVREAFQQLMELGFRITVIPVDEEGRVSVSDIEDAICHDTILVSIMHVNNEVGTIQPIEEIGNMLKGYSKILFHVDYVQGVGKVALDIQKHHIDLCSISAHKFHGLKGTGVLVVREGVQISPLFSGGNQEWKLRSGTENVAGAVSMAKALRLTLQSYETKLSQISKVQYYLLKELQTLVDVVIHTPSRGRAPHIINFSVKGFRGEVFVHALEEKGLIVSTTSACSSKKKAVSHTLLAMNVSKDVAESAIRMSLSYENTLEEASKAISIIQTTVTELREVMH from the coding sequence ATGATTTATTTTGATAACAGTGCAACAACAAAACCATTTCCAGAAGTTGTGGATTCATTTGTAAAAGTTTCAAGTGATTTTTTTGGCAATCCTTCGTCTATTCATCGATTAGGTATAGAAGCGGAAAGTCTGTTAGCTCAAGCTAGAAAACAAATAGGTGAGCTATTACAAGTAAATCCGAGCGAGGTTTACTTTACATCCGGAGGTACGGAGAGCAATAACCTAGCAATTAAAGGTACAGCTCTTATGTATCGAAACAGAGGGAAACATATTATTACATCAGCGGTTGAACATGCTTCCGTAAGAGAGGCGTTTCAACAGCTGATGGAACTAGGGTTTCGAATAACGGTCATTCCAGTTGATGAAGAAGGTAGAGTGTCTGTTTCCGATATTGAGGATGCCATCTGTCACGATACGATATTAGTGTCGATCATGCATGTAAATAATGAGGTTGGTACAATTCAGCCTATTGAAGAAATCGGCAACATGCTAAAAGGATATTCAAAAATATTATTTCATGTGGATTATGTACAAGGGGTTGGAAAAGTAGCACTCGATATTCAAAAACATCATATTGATTTGTGCTCGATATCAGCACATAAATTTCATGGGTTAAAGGGAACAGGAGTGTTAGTCGTTCGTGAGGGGGTCCAAATTTCTCCACTTTTTTCAGGAGGAAATCAAGAATGGAAGCTCCGAAGTGGGACGGAGAATGTTGCTGGTGCTGTTTCAATGGCAAAAGCATTGAGACTAACTTTACAAAGTTATGAAACAAAGTTAAGTCAAATATCCAAAGTTCAATATTATCTTCTTAAAGAACTACAAACGCTTGTAGATGTTGTCATTCATACTCCAAGCAGGGGACGAGCTCCTCATATCATAAATTTCTCTGTAAAAGGATTTAGAGGAGAAGTATTTGTACATGCGTTAGAAGAGAAAGGGTTAATCGTCTCGACGACAAGTGCATGTTCTTCAAAAAAGAAGGCTGTAAGCCATACGCTATTGGCTATGAATGTCTCAAAGGACGTCGCAGAAAGTGCGATTCGCATGAGCTTATCGTATGAAAACACTCTTGAAGAGGCGAGCAAGGCGATTTCAATCATACAAACAACAGTTACTGAACTAAGAGAGGTTATGCACTAA
- a CDS encoding RDD family protein, which translates to MEWEEQPAPSQTGYTLFSNARFAGFWMRFWAYLLDLLVIGSIDRILINPIFRAIGLDLHSGNFFAPITIATALTFYGYFVLMTKFFGQTIGKMVFGLRVIHLHGEKLTWSTVLFREWIGRFISTFIFILYVLVAFLPKKQGIHDLFADTTVVHEQ; encoded by the coding sequence ATGGAATGGGAGGAACAACCAGCTCCCTCTCAAACAGGGTATACCCTATTCTCGAATGCACGGTTCGCAGGCTTTTGGATGAGATTTTGGGCGTACTTATTAGATCTTCTTGTGATTGGAAGCATCGATCGAATCCTCATCAATCCGATCTTTCGAGCCATAGGTTTAGACTTGCATAGTGGTAACTTTTTTGCTCCAATTACAATCGCTACGGCTCTCACGTTTTATGGATATTTTGTATTAATGACAAAATTCTTCGGTCAAACAATAGGAAAAATGGTTTTTGGTTTACGGGTTATTCATTTACACGGTGAAAAGCTAACGTGGAGCACGGTACTTTTTCGGGAGTGGATTGGTAGATTTATTTCCACGTTTATCTTTATTTTATATGTGCTTGTAGCGTTTCTTCCTAAAAAGCAAGGAATACATGATCTATTTGCAGATACTACTGTTGTTCACGAACAATAA